In Mugil cephalus isolate CIBA_MC_2020 chromosome 19, CIBA_Mcephalus_1.1, whole genome shotgun sequence, the genomic stretch tgccaaaaatgagaagaatcaacctatttacttcctgtttgacaACCAACAGAACAGACAGAGGAACAATGACACAGAAAGTAAAGCTGTCTTGAAACATTCATGGGACATTTCCAAAGATGGAATGTTTCACTTCACTTCCTTCTTGGAAAGATCTGCTCCtcagaaagtggaaaaaactgTGGATGTTCTGAATGAACGTGTCAGACTGACAGCCTGCATCCAAAACCTGGAAGAGAGAATCAAactgactgaactgaaacagaatGAGATGAAACAGACTCAAGAAGCTCTGAAGAAACATCaagaagagatgaagaacaATGAAACGTTTACTGTAGAAGTTGATGAGgtctacaaagaaaaagaagctattGATGGTGGGATGTGGGGGTTGGTGTTTTATAAAGGAGCTGTCTGTTGTAAAGTGTGTGAGGAGAACTGTCACTATCCTGGATGCACACTCGCCTGGTATCCTGAACACTGTGAGGTCATTAAAGGAGGTCACTGTACTGTTTGTACCAACAAGTGTCCTGTAACAGATCAtgtgaaagaaaagtggaaatacGTGACCAAGACGAGAAAAGTtcagaaaactgaagaagaaatgaaacagaagtttgagaagaataaatcagaaaGTGAGAAGAAGTTGAGTCTTTTGGAAAAtcttgagaaagaaatgaaccaaCTGAGAACAGAGAAGTCCCAGCTCCTGGATGAGGCCTACCAACATGTTGTCAAGCTGGAGCAGATCGCCCTGAATGTTGATTCAGTGTCCACTCATGTCCACTTGGACTTCCTGAttgagaagatgaaggagagaggagacagagagaaggtccagaaactggaggagatgaaaaacagaGTGGATGAAGGAACCACAGctggtgtacagtatgtgtgggGTAAACTCATGGGAATtgggaaaaatgtaaaataatgattGATGTAAATCAGCAACATAAgcattggacagttcttaacccagttttagtagttcctgcttcagtctccttagatgtttcctatgcttgatgcagccaatgatttgaacCTTCccaacagactaacatcttcaccaccaccacgggGTGTGTCTTTTCACATGGGTGTTGAAGAAATGTGAAACTAGTTTTTacatcagttggtcttaaacaACTTGTTGAACACCAGCTGAAAGCTAATCACCATGAACTAATTATCCACCAGGAGGCTCTGAACTATTAGCTCAGTCAGATCCAGACTTTACTGGCTGGGCAGGGAATTAGTGGTGTTATCAGTTGTCAGTAAAATGTAGTTCATGTATCAGCAGTAAAAGTATTCCATGAGGAAAATGTTGTATCAGTGTGATATGATTGTGTCTCCTATTCCTGgcttgttgttgtcattctAATCAGTTTGTACAGAGGATGTTACTCACACTGAACTCAGACACAGTGGAGAAATCTTCTGCTGAGCTGGAGCTCCATCCAACTTTCACACttgagtgtttttgaagagaacaGTCCTGAAATCTaatgttctttgatttgattcataCCTTGGATTCTTCATGTGTTCATGCTGGAATGACTAGTTGGAATATTTCACATGACTcagtggaaacatttggatcAAAGGCATTTTAATTAAGCTGATTTGACATAAAAGAAATAGTCCCTGAGATTCCTGACAGGAGCTCTGTTAATCTGCTGTGGGTCCTATTGGCTCAACTGACCAATCGTGGTCGATTGGATGGGACACCAATATGTAAGCATGGACTACCTGGCACTCATGGGGACAGCATTAGGGTGTACTGATGTTCGTCC encodes the following:
- the LOC124997043 gene encoding uncharacterized protein LOC124997043, which translates into the protein MFSISSKYQDIISRSILIRSGSPSVYQLKPKEEKIGTLTRITVGKKNLNKTNRTILLVGESGAGKSTLINSMVNYTMGVKFKDEIWFQITEDDKSQSESQTSDVIVYQIFGFEGKILPYSLTIIDTPGYGDTRGIELDLIIRQRLLDLFSSEDGVHEVNAVGLVVKASDNRLSDRLMYIFNSVVSLFGKNLEKNIVALITHSDGRKPVNALQALEAAKIKCAKNEKNQPIYFLFDNQQNRQRNNDTESKAVLKHSWDISKDGMFHFTSFLERSAPQKVEKTVDVLNERVRLTACIQNLEERIKLTELKQNEMKQTQEALKKHQEEMKNNETFTVEVDEVYKEKEAIDGGMWGLVFYKGAVCCKVCEENCHYPGCTLAWYPEHCEVIKGGHCTVCTNKCPVTDHVKEKWKYVTKTRKVQKTEEEMKQKFEKNKSESEKKLSLLENLEKEMNQLRTEKSQLLDEAYQHVVKLEQIALNVDSVSTHVHLDFLIEKMKERGDREKVQKLEEMKNRVDEGTTAGVQYVWGKLMGIGKNVK